From the genome of Vicia villosa cultivar HV-30 ecotype Madison, WI linkage group LG2, Vvil1.0, whole genome shotgun sequence, one region includes:
- the LOC131649680 gene encoding CRS2-associated factor 2, mitochondrial isoform X3, translating into MRKHSLFSFPTRCRRFFCQSIPHDLYDPPFSPSRKGDCPPNVPLKSHKKGDGSANAPRKSDLPFHFRYSYSETNLSIKPISFRESPKFSPFGPGRLDRKWTGTSAPLQHQVDLNRIQEERNKILGAPLEDQEVSELVERYRHSDCSRQINLGKGGVTHNSLDDIHNHWKKAEAVRIKCLGVPTLDMDNICFHLEDKSGGKIIYRNINILLLYRGRHYDPTKRPFIPLMLWKPYAPIYPKLVNNVIQTLTHHETKLLRNKGLNSHPLMKLTRNGVYVNVVERVREAFKTEEVLRLDCTHVGMSDCKKIGVKLRHRI; encoded by the exons ATGCGGAAGCATTCTCTGTTTTCCTTCCCGACCCGCTGTCGCCGGTTTTTCTGCCAATCGATTCCCCACGACCTATACGATCCGCCGTTCTCTCCCTCTAGAAAAGGAGATTGTCCCCCAAATGTACCTCTGAAATCGCATAAAAAAGGAGATGGTTCAGCGAATGCACCTCGGAAATCGGATCTTCCCTTCCACTTCAGATACTCGTATTCCGAAACCAACCTCTCCATTAAACCCATCAGCTTCCGCGAATCACCCAAATTCTCTCCCTTCGGACCAGGCCGCCTCGACCGCAAGTGGACAGGCACATCTGCCCCACTTCAGCATCAAGTCGACCTCAACAGAATTCAAGAGGAGCGTAACAAGATTCTAGGAGCCCCACTAGAGGACCAGGAGGTGTCCGAATTGGTTGAGCGCTACCGCCACAGCGACTGCtctagacaaatcaatttggGTAAAGGTGGAGTTACTCACAACAGTTTGGATGACATTCATAACCATTGGAAAAAGGCTGAAGCTGTGAGGATTAAGTGCTTGGGTGTGCCAACTCTAGATATGGACAACATCTGCTTCCATCTTGAGGACAAATCTGGTGGCAAAATCATCTACAGAAACATCAATATACTCCTCTTGTACAGAGGACGACATTATGACCCCACTAAACGGCCGTTTATACCGCTTATGCTCTGGAAGCCTTATGCTCCGATATATCCTAAGCTTGTCAACAATGTCATCCAAACTTTGACGCATCACGAGACTAAATTATTGAGAAACAAGGGACTTAACTCTCATCCTCTCATGAAACTCA CCAGGAATGGTGTTTATGTCAATGTGGTGGAGAGGGTCAGGGAAGCTTTTAAGACTGAGGAGGTTCTTAGACTGGACTGCACTCATGTTGGTATGTCTGACTGCAAAAAGATTGGAGTCAAACTAAGG
- the LOC131649680 gene encoding CRS2-associated factor 2, mitochondrial isoform X1 gives MRKHSLFSFPTRCRRFFCQSIPHDLYDPPFSPSRKGDCPPNVPLKSHKKGDGSANAPRKSDLPFHFRYSYSETNLSIKPISFRESPKFSPFGPGRLDRKWTGTSAPLQHQVDLNRIQEERNKILGAPLEDQEVSELVERYRHSDCSRQINLGKGGVTHNSLDDIHNHWKKAEAVRIKCLGVPTLDMDNICFHLEDKSGGKIIYRNINILLLYRGRHYDPTKRPFIPLMLWKPYAPIYPKLVNNVIQTLTHHETKLLRNKGLNSHPLMKLTRNGVYVNVVERVREAFKTEEVLRLDCTHVGMSDCKKIGVKLRDLVPCVPILFKDEQIIIWRGNLDQEQHSNP, from the exons ATGCGGAAGCATTCTCTGTTTTCCTTCCCGACCCGCTGTCGCCGGTTTTTCTGCCAATCGATTCCCCACGACCTATACGATCCGCCGTTCTCTCCCTCTAGAAAAGGAGATTGTCCCCCAAATGTACCTCTGAAATCGCATAAAAAAGGAGATGGTTCAGCGAATGCACCTCGGAAATCGGATCTTCCCTTCCACTTCAGATACTCGTATTCCGAAACCAACCTCTCCATTAAACCCATCAGCTTCCGCGAATCACCCAAATTCTCTCCCTTCGGACCAGGCCGCCTCGACCGCAAGTGGACAGGCACATCTGCCCCACTTCAGCATCAAGTCGACCTCAACAGAATTCAAGAGGAGCGTAACAAGATTCTAGGAGCCCCACTAGAGGACCAGGAGGTGTCCGAATTGGTTGAGCGCTACCGCCACAGCGACTGCtctagacaaatcaatttggGTAAAGGTGGAGTTACTCACAACAGTTTGGATGACATTCATAACCATTGGAAAAAGGCTGAAGCTGTGAGGATTAAGTGCTTGGGTGTGCCAACTCTAGATATGGACAACATCTGCTTCCATCTTGAGGACAAATCTGGTGGCAAAATCATCTACAGAAACATCAATATACTCCTCTTGTACAGAGGACGACATTATGACCCCACTAAACGGCCGTTTATACCGCTTATGCTCTGGAAGCCTTATGCTCCGATATATCCTAAGCTTGTCAACAATGTCATCCAAACTTTGACGCATCACGAGACTAAATTATTGAGAAACAAGGGACTTAACTCTCATCCTCTCATGAAACTCA CCAGGAATGGTGTTTATGTCAATGTGGTGGAGAGGGTCAGGGAAGCTTTTAAGACTGAGGAGGTTCTTAGACTGGACTGCACTCATGTTGGTATGTCTGACTGCAAAAAGATTGGAGTCAAACTAAGG
- the LOC131649680 gene encoding CRS2-associated factor 2, mitochondrial isoform X2: MRKHSLFSFPTRCRRFFCQSIPHDLYDPPFSPSRKGDCPPNVPLKSHKKGDGSANAPRKSDLPFHFRYSYSETNLSIKPISFRESPKFSPFGPGRLDRKWTGTSAPLQHQVDLNRIQEERNKILGAPLEDQEVSELVERYRHSDCSRQINLGKGGVTHNSLDDIHNHWKKAEAVRIKCLGVPTLDMDNICFHLEDKSGGKIIYRNINILLLYRGRHYDPTKRPFIPLMLWKPYAPIYPKLVNNVIQTLTHHETKLLRNKGLNSHPLMKLTRNGVYVNVVERVREAFKTEEVLRLDCTHVGMSDCKKIGVKLRHVSLHIQL, encoded by the exons ATGCGGAAGCATTCTCTGTTTTCCTTCCCGACCCGCTGTCGCCGGTTTTTCTGCCAATCGATTCCCCACGACCTATACGATCCGCCGTTCTCTCCCTCTAGAAAAGGAGATTGTCCCCCAAATGTACCTCTGAAATCGCATAAAAAAGGAGATGGTTCAGCGAATGCACCTCGGAAATCGGATCTTCCCTTCCACTTCAGATACTCGTATTCCGAAACCAACCTCTCCATTAAACCCATCAGCTTCCGCGAATCACCCAAATTCTCTCCCTTCGGACCAGGCCGCCTCGACCGCAAGTGGACAGGCACATCTGCCCCACTTCAGCATCAAGTCGACCTCAACAGAATTCAAGAGGAGCGTAACAAGATTCTAGGAGCCCCACTAGAGGACCAGGAGGTGTCCGAATTGGTTGAGCGCTACCGCCACAGCGACTGCtctagacaaatcaatttggGTAAAGGTGGAGTTACTCACAACAGTTTGGATGACATTCATAACCATTGGAAAAAGGCTGAAGCTGTGAGGATTAAGTGCTTGGGTGTGCCAACTCTAGATATGGACAACATCTGCTTCCATCTTGAGGACAAATCTGGTGGCAAAATCATCTACAGAAACATCAATATACTCCTCTTGTACAGAGGACGACATTATGACCCCACTAAACGGCCGTTTATACCGCTTATGCTCTGGAAGCCTTATGCTCCGATATATCCTAAGCTTGTCAACAATGTCATCCAAACTTTGACGCATCACGAGACTAAATTATTGAGAAACAAGGGACTTAACTCTCATCCTCTCATGAAACTCA CCAGGAATGGTGTTTATGTCAATGTGGTGGAGAGGGTCAGGGAAGCTTTTAAGACTGAGGAGGTTCTTAGACTGGACTGCACTCATGTTGGTATGTCTGACTGCAAAAAGATTGGAGTCAAACTAAGG CATGTTTCTCTCCACATCCAGCTGTGA